A single window of Candidatus Atribacteria bacterium ADurb.Bin276 DNA harbors:
- the iolE_2 gene encoding Inosose dehydratase — MKIGIDSYCYHRYFGEIYDFQQDPGKRITFDHFLKRSNELGVDVVSLETCFFPENDQDFLKKLKDQIIEFGLDPVVAWGHPDGFEGGKKPEAAKDLKKHLRTCQELNAQVMRIVVSSLAFRHEPHGPQIEKVSKILRDVMPRFEDNGVKIGIENHFDFTSDELLEIIERVGSSNLGVTFDSGNALRIGENPIEAARKLIDKIFATHIKDVAPLYGGNPADWYFFASVPAGRGIIDFPALVQVFKENHYQGSLTLEIDYLDPNYGNEDQAVAESIRYLQKITA; from the coding sequence ATGAAAATTGGGATCGATAGTTATTGTTATCATCGGTATTTTGGAGAAATCTATGATTTTCAGCAGGATCCTGGTAAAAGAATAACCTTTGACCACTTTTTAAAGCGATCGAATGAGCTTGGAGTAGATGTCGTTTCCCTTGAAACTTGTTTTTTCCCAGAAAATGACCAAGATTTTTTGAAAAAATTGAAAGATCAAATAATTGAGTTTGGTTTGGACCCAGTAGTAGCTTGGGGTCATCCTGATGGTTTTGAAGGTGGGAAAAAACCTGAAGCAGCGAAAGACTTAAAAAAGCACTTAAGAACATGTCAGGAATTAAACGCTCAAGTGATGAGAATCGTCGTTTCCAGTTTAGCTTTCCGTCATGAACCTCATGGTCCTCAAATCGAAAAAGTATCCAAAATTCTTCGTGATGTCATGCCTAGGTTTGAAGATAATGGTGTAAAAATAGGCATAGAAAACCACTTTGATTTTACTTCGGATGAATTACTTGAGATCATAGAGAGAGTTGGTTCCTCTAACCTTGGGGTAACTTTCGATTCTGGAAACGCCCTTCGCATAGGAGAAAATCCAATTGAAGCTGCCCGCAAATTGATCGATAAGATATTTGCTACCCACATTAAAGATGTCGCTCCATTATATGGTGGAAATCCAGCCGACTGGTATTTTTTTGCCAGCGTGCCGGCAGGAAGAGGCATTATCGACTTTCCTGCGTTGGTTCAGGTTTTTAAGGAGAATCATTATCAAGGAAGTTTGACCTTGGAAATTGACTATTTAGATCCAAATTATGGTAATGAAGATCAAGCTGTTGCTGAGAGCATCAGGTATTTACAAAAAATAACAGCATGA
- the rhaS gene encoding HTH-type transcriptional activator RhaS, whose amino-acid sequence MVQIAIELKKIDVLKGRGVQDYAIINDPPFPANWQVSPHRHSQMEIGLVKSESCTIQVGSERRYFERGDVFFFPARLAHGFATGSSQGVEIVVVQFTELEESLTKQLMNLPPIGFFKLTDLEISVFLDLCYRLQREIVGSLPFAEMQCRALLEQIIVLLLRTSSRGDLPYLIPQQQHAIEKALQIIHLRNQDNLRIGEIATEVGFSSQHFRELFKRYVGVSPKKYLTTLKIQRSKCLLLHKEYSVTDVAYHLGFSSPQQFSKAFRKTIGLSPLLWRRAYMLQDESALSEKY is encoded by the coding sequence GTGGTTCAAATAGCTATTGAATTGAAGAAAATTGATGTTCTAAAAGGTCGGGGGGTACAAGATTATGCTATTATTAACGATCCTCCCTTCCCTGCTAATTGGCAGGTTTCACCTCATCGTCACTCTCAAATGGAAATTGGTTTGGTGAAATCGGAAAGTTGCACAATCCAAGTTGGTTCTGAAAGGCGCTACTTCGAAAGGGGCGATGTTTTTTTCTTTCCAGCCAGATTAGCTCATGGTTTTGCAACCGGCTCCTCACAAGGAGTTGAGATAGTCGTCGTGCAATTCACTGAATTGGAAGAATCCTTAACAAAACAATTGATGAATTTACCACCAATTGGTTTTTTTAAGCTTACCGATCTTGAGATAAGCGTTTTTCTCGATCTCTGTTACCGTCTGCAGAGAGAAATCGTAGGTTCTCTTCCCTTTGCTGAAATGCAATGCCGAGCTTTATTGGAGCAAATTATCGTCCTTCTTTTAAGAACTTCATCTCGTGGTGATCTTCCTTATTTGATTCCACAGCAACAACATGCTATTGAAAAAGCTTTGCAAATCATTCACCTTCGCAACCAGGATAATTTACGGATCGGAGAAATTGCTACCGAAGTGGGTTTTTCCTCTCAGCACTTTCGTGAACTTTTTAAACGATATGTAGGCGTCAGCCCAAAGAAATACCTCACTACCTTGAAGATACAAAGAAGTAAATGTCTTCTCCTTCATAAAGAATACTCCGTTACCGATGTGGCATACCACTTAGGATTTAGCTCGCCTCAGCAATTTTCTAAGGCTTTTCGAAAAACCATTGGCTTAAGCCCTCTTCTGTGGCGAAGGGCTTATATGCTTCAAGATGAGAGCGCATTATCGGAAAAATATTAG